The sequence below is a genomic window from Rhinopithecus roxellana isolate Shanxi Qingling chromosome 7, ASM756505v1, whole genome shotgun sequence.
TGGGGAGTCTCTGAATATCTAAGAACTGAGATGGGGCACCACTGACAGGTTGGGAAGAGCAAAGGGTTAGGAAGCATTTTAGGAAGGGGAGGGTTGTAGGAAGGTAATATTGCCGATCAATGAAGGATGGctcagaagagaagagagaactcaGAAAAGAGTTTAATAGTACAAGCAAGGAAGAATGAGGTCTTGAACTAGGGCAGCTGCagtgggaattttaaaaaaagaaatgtaagggCCATTACAGAGGTAAAACTTGCCTCATGATAACTGTATGGGAAGGATAAGGGACTCAGAAGAGTCCAAGACGATAGCAAAGTTCCTACCTTAAGTGGTAACATGTAGCATTAACATTACAGGAAAACTTCTAGTCTCATGTTCATACCAATTAATAAATGGTGTCTGGGGAGCATTATAGCAACATGTTCTCTACTTGTAACTTCTATTTAAATAACTGTTTGTGTATAGATCATCCTCAActttcttgaaaattttattttcaaactctttTCTCAGTTTATTTAACACATCTCGGTTAGTGTAGAGGAGTGACATATGAACATGTCTTTTCACAAGGTTATTAAAAAGAATACCTTATTTCCCAGAAAAGAATTCCACTGTTACCTAAATAATATACATCTACATGAAGAAGAAGTGATTGTCCGATGACAACTTGCTAATGTGCTATACGACAGCAGATAATTCACAATTCACAACGTGTTAATAATCTGCTGGCTTTCCCATTCTGTTATACATCTGAACCATCTCTTATGATTACAAATTGTCatgtaaaacaattactaataatTTTGTGAGTGAATATGCCATAAAACGCCCCTGTATTACAGCAGGAAATAAAAGAGACACTCAGTAGTTACACTTGCTTACTTCCTATTTAACTAAAACTCTTGAAACATCACAAGTAAAAAAGACACCCAGAAAGGATTTATGGACTTCCTGCCTTCCACCATAGATCTGTCATTGATGttctgaaaactgaaaatagTATCTTCATTAAAACCCATTTATGCCTCGTGTTCCATCATTGGAACGCTAAGCTTGTGGGAATCAtgtatatcctactgctcaaggtcatcgccagGGTCTGATTTTTCATACACAAAAACAATTTGCAACCTCCGGCATAAATAAGTTAATGTGTTAATAAAGTGTCAATTTTATACATAAGATGTATATTTCTAGGTAAAATTTCCACTTTACCTTTTCCTGTTCTAAATAACTCCCACAAACTATTCATGAATCCTAAAAATACATTTACCAATAATATTATATCTGGAACAATACATTCAAAGTGAAAAtggtaattaatttaaaatgtataaccaAAATGTCTTTCCATACATTCAAAAACAAGCAGACTTTCTTCTATTATGCACGTGttgtattttataatgtattatgTTACCAAATAGAACAAACCTTTAAGAATTGGTCACGTAGCAGCTTCATCTCTTTCAGCCTCTCTCTCCTAACACTTCTATATTGCTGCCACCTCTTCTGTtgttcttgaaatattttctagaatcccacaacaaaataatgataaaaattggGTAAATTTTAATACTTACAAAACACAATTCTCCATTAGCTTTAAAGGAATACTCTTTAAATCAATGcttctgaacattttcttttagacAACATTTAGGACCAATTTTAAACAATTGTGTTCACCAATCACATGCTAAAAATGATGTATTAACCTTTTTCATCAGtcattaagtaaataattttcttacttttacaTATTCAACACGTATGTCCTAATTTCTTGATTTCCAATGAAGAGTATTTGGTGAACCTTCCTATAATTTGTTGACCACAGATAGGTAAGATCTATACAGAAATTAActaagaaacattctttctaggaTTTTAAGCATGTATTAAATCTTGGTCATTTCAGTATGCACATAGATGAACCACCCAATAATGATGGCCTTTCTGCACCTTGACCTAATCTCCAACAACAGTGTTCTCCTCTCCTCTACGTGGCACTCACTCACACAGTCATCCCTCAGATTTTGTCATTCCCAATGACTGCAACACCTACGTAATATTAATAATAGGAATGATAAAGAGCAACCATGGGTCAGATCACATCCTGAAAAACTTAAATAAACCCGTTACATAGAAACCTTTTGATCCTCCAAACAACTCTGACGTAGGTACTCTTACCATGTCTCCTTTCGTAGATAAGATAAATAATTTGCCCATGGTTTCTGAGCTAGCAATGGTAAGCTGAGATAAGTAATTTGCCCATGGTTTCCAAGCTAGCACAGagataaataatttttccatggtTTCCGAGCTAGCAATGGTCAAGCTGGAGTTGGATCCCAAGCAGTGTGGCTGCATAGTCCCAGCCCTTGAACCACTGTAGTCAGCGGTTTCTCCATCTTCCCAAAATACAGCCACTACCTCCCTGCCATTGTAGGTCACTCACTTCAGTACTACAGCTCAGGAGTCTGTCGGGACCTGACACCCACTGAATGGAGCACTGTTTACTGCCCATTGCCCACCCCATGTGCTCAGGTAACTCAGTCCCAGCTGAAATTCCACAGCCAGTCATCATATCCCCATCCCTGCATCTATTCCCTGCCCAACTCTCCCTCTGTCAATCTGCTCGGCTACACCCCAACCCAGGAAATTCCAACCCTACAGCTGCTCTTACACAAATACTCCAACTGGGCTCACTTCAACTTCTTCATCGTTATGATGCTGACTTCAGTTGGACCCCTAATGCTGCATGGCAATTATATTCCCCTGGTACATGAGTCCACTAACGGGCCCCCTCTCTGGGCTCATgctctcttccttctttgctgAATTTCTGCATGAACTATTTCTCCCTGAGACATTGATACAACAGGTTAAACATAAAGCTAAGCCTGATACCAACAATtagttcttcttcttctccctcttcttcttcttcctctttctgctcATCTGTGATGTATTCTTCAAGGACATTCAGCAACTTCAGAGAATGCATATAATCACGTTTCTGCCTGTAACACATAATAAGTAACATGGTCATATGTCATAGAGAGATGAAAAATTAATCCTATTCAAACCCAAACTGACTTGACATAATTTATCCTATAAAGTAGCAAGGGAGTAATAGCAGCTGAAATCTTCTTTTAGGAAAAAGGTGAAATGAGTTGCTCTCATTCTGAAaggattccttccttcctgactACTAGAGCAGCTATCTTACATTCTTTACCTGCTGAAGACAAAGAAGGGTTTACTGCACTATAAATTTCCCAGAAACATTCATTTTCTCTAAGAGCAGTTTACTTTTCATTTCCTCTTACTGAATAACATATGGGTTCTCATAAGTAGGTTCAAGAATATCATAGCCGTTCATCCCGTAAGATTTCCCAAAACAAATACTTCACTTAACTATTTCTCCACTTTGGCACACcaatgattttgtaaaagaaatagtGAAAACAATTTAACTAAAATAGATAACTTATTTACAACATAAGGTTATCCCTTTCTACATAATTGAGTATCGTTAAGTCTACAGACTAAACATTGAGAACATTTATCTTATATGCAGCTACCATATTTCTAGAAATGGATAAACATTAATTTTACAGGAAGACTATTTTTATCTGGAAGGCAAAAAGAGGTTATCTTCATTGACTTCTAGGTAATATCTCTTAATTCTGTTAAACTGAGGTTATAAAACTAAAGAAACTTATCTGCTTAGAGAACCATCAAGTAAAATATGTTGTTCACTAGAGACGCCAATATGTACAGGGtagtttttgaaattatttgcaccaacaaatacaaagaaatgatataaATATCATTATGCAAAAAAGCCAACAGTCATAccttttaagttgtttttttctcaaagcacttttacttttgttctttgttttgctGCAAGCTTTATCCATTTTCATCCTTTTTCCTTTTGCAGTAAGATCCTCTTTAATGTCTTTAGACAgtaaatgaaaatggattaaaagtTAATGTTGAAAagtagtttatttgcatatactGACATCAATATGCGACATTATGGTTCAGCAATACAAGaaggatatttaaaatataaaattcaaaaatcatttcaaaaagcAAGATTTACTCACTTATTTTCTGTAAAACCTTTCAGGTATTAATATTCGTATTTCTATTCCAATTGGTATAACTGAAAATCACTTAATTGACAGATGATGaaaaaaagcaggccgggcgcggtggctcaagcctgtaatcccagcactttgggaggccgagacgggcggatcacgaggtgaggagatcgagacctcctggctaacacggtgaaaccccgtctctactaaaaatacaaaaaactatccaggcgcggtggcgggcgcctgtagtcccagctactcggaggctgaggcgggagaatggcgggaaccgggaggcggagcttgcagtgagccgagatcgcgccactgcactccagcctgggcgacacagcgagacttcgtctcaaaaaaaaaaaaaaaaaaagaaaagaaaaagaaaaaaagcaaataattaaaagtttctactttttaaatgtgcaGAAAGGGTTATAAGCACAGACTTTAATTTCTACATTTACAAAATGTCCTACAATTCAAAGGAGATGTTTCCATGAAATACTGCACAACTCATTATGTAAAGCACACAAAAAAGTATCATATAATAAAACCATCAAAAGGGTAGAAATAACTAAATACACAAtaagaaaagcatttttaagCAATCTAGTGATTGATGCTATtaactgtattttaataaaagaagcCATGGCCATAAGTATGAAAATTTAGGTTTAGGTAAAGAAATACActcaaaaacacttttaaaatattttcttgcagcTTTTTATATGACATTTGTACCCATAGTGCTGTGTTTCAGAAAACTGTAATACTGCAAGGAATGCTTTCCTAAACATGATTTCACATCAGAGATCTACCATCAATTGCTAAAAATAGTTTTCAGCAATCATAAAAGATTTGTAccataatgcaaatattttttacatacaGTCTCCATCTACAACGCCCAATGTATTAGGCAGCTCACAAAACCGGCACTTTGTCACCAAGCAGAGCAAAGCTTTCCAAATATACTGCTTATATGAATCATCGCTATTGAAGAGCTGAAAACTGAATCGAGCTTTTCAAAAATAAGAGCATTGTCTCCATCATCTTTACAGAaattttctcaaacttttttgaaaatatggTCCCTATAACAGTGCAACTAATATTTCATACAGCAATATAAAGTTTATGAGTTTTTGGATCCAATTACATGTTTCTCACTAGGTAGAAAAGTTGTCCTTACTTTTGTACTACACAGTTTATTACtggaataataatagaaaatgattttagagaattcaattttctcttctacttcaaagaaaacaaaatcagaaagctGTGACAATAGAATAGCTAAATTAAGAACATGAAAAACTCATATTAAAAACTCTAGAGTACATTCGGACAGGAAGAGGAGACCAACAGACAACTgggcctacttgagagtggagggtaggaggagggtgaggatcaaaaaccaccgatcaggtactatgcttataacctgggtgacaaaataatctgtataccaaaaccctgtgacatgcaatttatctatataataaacctgcacatgtacccccaaacttaAAGTGAAAGCTTAAAAAAAGCCTGATATATGACTTAATCTGTGTACACTAAAAGGAACGAATACAGCTGTTTCTCCTCCAGTGTCCTCTAATATTCTCCAAACAATTAAATTTCCACGTGTATGAAAGAAAAGCCATCCATCTCACTTCACCATTATTAGAAGCATTCTCACATTCCACATCAACAATCAAAGAGGTAAGAAAAATTTATCAAACAGATTACATTAAATACGTATGTTAAATGCTACATATGATAAGCCATTTAAGACAGTCTTGTCGTCCACTAATTCATATAACTTACTGCAACAGTTGCATGATTGAAAACAATTTTCATAAACGACAGATAACTCCTAAAACATACCTGCAGTATCTTCTGGCTTCTTGGTATTAGTCCTGTAAAAAAAGTTACATCAAAATTTTAGCATAATACTACACAAAATGCCATGTTTGTTGGGAAAAGAAATGTCTTATGTGAAATGTTCTGCACAGAATAGAACAGTGATGACATGGTCCAAAGCTGACTTTTCCTAAAAGACCCTATCTGACAGGCAAAAGTGACTTAAACACTTTACCCCATGTATTCATCTTTTTCAGCAAAAGGTTCTCTTTCCCCATGCTCATCAGTTACATCTTCCTCCCTTGTTTCTGTAAAAGGGTTTCTTTCCTCACATTCATCACTGACTGGATCCTTTCctgcattaaaatttaaaagacaaacctTTTTTAGAGGAAGACGCTGTTGTGGACTTTTTTTGTGGAGAAATGTACTAgttgtagactttttttttttttttttttttttttttggctatctGCCAATTAAGGCTTTAAAGCAGAGCTATACATGGAATCACCGGCTTCTGACGATTTTATCAAGGCACTTTTGGAAGCCCTTCAGGTTCAAGTCCCAGTAAACAACGTACTACAGGTCAGACCCCTTGGATGTCATGACTGCATCGATGGAGAAGAGCTGCTCTGAGAGCATCCGTAACCCTGCTATGAGGGGGAGCCTTTCACGGGAAGCCTAAGGCCCTTGAGCCTGCTTTGAAAACCTGGGGCATCTTAGCACGTGCACGATGGACTCCAAAGCCAAGAAGGGGCCCGGGTCCTTGGGCTGCCCCTGTGCCCCCAGCGCAGAAAGCAGACAGACCGTCGTCTTGGGCGTGCACCTTCTTCCGGGTCACCTTGGGCTGTATTTACCTGCATGCTTCTTCCCCCGGGCCGCCATAAGTTGAGCCTCCAACTGGGCCTTGGCAGCCCTCCTGCCCACAGGATCCGTGGCTGGCTGTCCTGGGAAGCTAGAGGCGATCCCTGAACCTGATGAGGGCAAAGGCACACTAAGGAAGCAAAGGAAACCTGGCATCGGAAAGGAAAGCCATTGGGATCACAGGTTCAAGAAGGGTGGGGCTGGCACGCCCTGGGTCTCCTGTGGGAGCAGGAGGGGACTGAAAAGATGCCAGTGTCCCCTCCTGTCCTGGCCCGTCCAGCCCGTCCAGCCCGTCCCCGGGGCTGGCTGCAGAGCTCACAGCTGCCCCTCAAACCTGAACTCCACGGCGTCTACGGGATCCTCGCCGCACCTTTGGGACAGAACTCAGCCCTACCTCTGGGTGCCCCAGCGACCTCGTGTGGCTGAGAGGGCTGCCGGGTGACACAGGATCTCCCCAGCCACCTCCAGAGGAATGTCAGGGGCTGCACTGTCACTCACCCGCCTGGATGCACAGGGGACCCCTGATGACCCCAAATGTCCTGTCCTGACGGGAGGCCGGGCAGGAGGGCCCCACTCAGACTGTCCCCAACAacacccccgccccacccccacttCCCCCCACCTTCCGCATCTCCCCCAGCACATGCACAAGCCCTCCTGGGCCCTAGGGATCACCCAGGCGGCTCcagctccctccctgccctggcccACCCCAGCCCACCCTCAGGGCCTCGCCCTGACCCAGGCCCCAGGCGACCACGCCAGGGGCATTTCCTCACAGGTCAGCGGGCGGCCCAGCGCTTCACACCCTGGTTCCCAGAGGGCCTCATGCCTGCGTTTCCGCCTCCCCACCGCGAGCGCTTCACCTGAGGGACCCCTGATGTGGCGCCCTCAAAGAACCTGTAGACAACAGCACCACTAGGATCTCTTAGAAAACGGgtcctctcaggaggctgaggcaggataattgcttgaccccgggaggcggaggttgcagtgagcccagatcgcgccactgcactgcagcctgggcggcaagagccagactctgtctcaaaacacaaaaaacaaaaaaagaaaagaaaacaggtacTCGGTTCTCGTGAGAGCTGCCGACAGGACTTCCTGCGCTCCTCGCTGATTGGTCGGCTCAGTGCACATGCGTGTGACAGGCCATGTGGGGCCACGCCACCTGCTGGCACGCCCTCCCCCTTCCTCTAAGTGACAGCCCGTGGTTGCTGTGGACTGAGGTGGGGTTGGCCCTTTGGGGCCTCTGTCCCCACATTCTTTCAGCTTCTGCTCCTGGGGAGGGACACAAGGACTTGGTATGGAGGCCAAGTGGACAGGGCCTAGAACCTCGCCCTGGGGCTCTTTCCAGCCACCCCTGCCCCTTTGGCTAGAATGGCCATCATCCTATGGGTTGGGCCCAGGCTCCCTCCCATGCCCTGTGTGCTTCCAACATGCCCAGCTGCATCCTTTTCAATCAATGGATTGTGCTTTtatcgtttttgtttgtttgtttttgagactgtgtctcgctctatcgcctaggctggagtgcagcagcgtgatctcagctcactgcaacctccgcttctcgggttcaagtgagtctcctgcctcagcctctcgagaagctgggattacaggagcccaacaccaagccctgctaatttgttttttttggttttttttttttttttttttttagtagagacagggtttcaccatgttgtccaggcgcgtctcgaactcctgacctcaattaatctgcacaccttggcctcccaaagtgataggattacaggcatgagccaccatgtcctgcccATAACCATTTTTGTTTCCTCACTACTTTTCTTTCTCATCCTCATGCCCTAGACTTGCCCACAAACCCTCATACTCCAGACTTATCCAGACATATGCCACAACCTTCACCCACAAATTAATGCCTTAATACTTATCGTTAACTCAGCTTTTTCCCACCTCCAGTCCCCTATAACAGGGGGAGAGTTGTTTTGGAGTTGGGAGTAAATAAATATTGCCTAAAGTTTGTAAATCAAGATATAGAGTTTCattatattattgaaattatatcccagcactttgggaggccgagacgggcagatcacaaggtcaggagatcgagaccatcctgactaacacggtgaaaccccagcgacagagcgagactccacctcaaaaaaaaaaaaagaaaagaaaagaaattataaaggcAGTCATCAGGAAAACTAATCCACAGCCTTAATTGTCTATATAACCAAAAAGAGCACACACAAAGTACACAAATCCTGTAgtaaaagttggaaaataaagaaaatactccAGAGACCATAACATAACATAAAGGAACAAAATTAAGGCCAAGTGAATATGTTGAGCAAGAAATATGAATGAGATACACTCACAATCTAAAGAAAATGACTTCCAATTTggatcaaaataaaaatctaagtaTGTGCTGCATGTAAGAATGGAGCTAAAACAAAATTGTACAAAAAATACATGTCAGACAAATATGAAGTAAAGGAAAATATGGATCTGGGAATTGATAGcttgcaaatgtaaaataatgcaaaaaataaatgaataaactaaagGCAGAGTACACAGAACAAGAGAAGGGCACGATCTACTCTGACGATCTGACATGAATCATTTTGTGCTTAACACAGCATCAACATGCCTAAACCCAAAACcgcagaaaataaaagtaaaacaatcaATGAAAATGAAGAGTGATATGGGAGTTTAAACTCTGTCTGTCCAGGAGAGACCAAATACAAATGTATTGTCTTGGATACAGGCATAATATCTTAAATTGCTCTCTTGGAAGTAGAGTgagcattttcttttactttcaaccaaCGAACCCTCATCACATCCTATAGTAATTCCTTGGCTATTACTATCTTCTATTCTACCTACAGTTtcccaaaagattaaaaaattagaaagacttACATTAGCAAATAGGAGAaaagttttcttgttgttgtgtGTGTACACGCCTG
It includes:
- the FAM9B gene encoding protein FAM9B produces the protein MAARGKKHAGKDPVSDECEERNPFTETREEDVTDEHGEREPFAEKDEYMGTNTKKPEDTAEDLTAKGKRMKMDKACSKTKNKSKSALRKKQLKRQKRDYMHSLKLLNVLEEYITDEQKEEEEEEGEEEELIKIFQEQQKRWQQYRSVRRERLKEMKLLRDQFLKTLENFEDLCDRVFSDEDSELDN